A stretch of Acidovorax sp. RAC01 DNA encodes these proteins:
- a CDS encoding response regulator codes for MRILLAEDDHHLGTWLSRALEHAGIQVEWVNDGRLADRALQQNDHDALVLDLGLPGLDGHAVLQRLRARDQRLPALILTARDSLEQRVQSLNAGADDFLAKPFELAELEARLQALVRRARGSDHPRLACGPLVYDGARRQFVLHGEPLSLSPREQAVLRVLVQRSGEPFSKQQILDRVFPDDEDVHPEAVEVFVHRLRKRLDGSGVRITTLRGLGYALETGGPA; via the coding sequence ATGCGCATCCTTCTGGCTGAAGACGACCACCACCTGGGCACCTGGTTGAGCCGGGCGCTGGAGCATGCGGGCATCCAGGTCGAGTGGGTGAACGACGGCCGGCTGGCCGACCGGGCCTTGCAGCAGAACGACCACGATGCGCTGGTGCTGGACCTGGGCCTGCCCGGGCTGGATGGCCATGCCGTGCTGCAGCGGCTGCGCGCCCGCGACCAGCGGCTGCCCGCCCTCATTCTGACCGCGCGCGACTCGCTGGAGCAGCGGGTGCAGTCGCTGAACGCGGGTGCGGACGACTTTCTGGCCAAGCCGTTCGAGCTGGCCGAACTGGAAGCGCGCCTGCAGGCCCTGGTGCGGCGCGCACGCGGCAGCGATCACCCCCGGCTCGCCTGCGGCCCGCTGGTGTACGACGGGGCGCGAAGGCAGTTTGTGCTGCACGGCGAGCCGCTGTCGCTCTCGCCGCGCGAGCAGGCCGTGCTGCGCGTGCTGGTGCAGCGCAGCGGCGAGCCGTTTTCCAAGCAGCAGATCCTGGACCGCGTGTTCCCCGACGACGAGGACGTGCACCCTGAGGCAGTGGAAGTCTTTGTGCACCGGCTGCGCAAGCGCCTTGATGGCAGCGGCGTGCGCATCACCACCCTGCGGGGCCTGGGCTACGCGCTGGAGACCGGGGGACCGGCGTGA
- a CDS encoding sensor histidine kinase: MRLTRRLRRASLWQLLAWLLLPLLVAVTTIELWMTRQDALGAANAAYDRSLLGALKSIDANISGSSGGLSVELPYTMLEFFELTASGNVYFRVASSDGLVELGNADLPLPPAPLAAGIPLFYDATYFGDTVRLAAYRRALDPATPDRTVLVQVAESTRSRQEFTAHFVQRAARRDALVLALMVLGTAAMLAFALRPLARLAQGVRTRSPDDMTPLADADLPAEVRPLVDAVNQQMARTQSLVAQQRQFLDDASHQLRTHLTTLQMQADYARREDDPAQIRQALDAMGSELARATRSTQQLLALGRSDTAAVDLAPCDLAELLRAVALQLLPQARQRQIDFGIHTATADLQAIADSGLLREALTNLAANAIAYTPEHGTVTVCAASDSMGWSISVEDNGPGLSADERDALGQRYRRGSQATAGGSGLGLAIARSIAERHRGTLRLQARDDGPGLRAILWWPRP, from the coding sequence GTGCGCCTGACCCGCCGCCTGCGCCGCGCCAGCCTGTGGCAGCTGCTGGCCTGGCTGCTGCTGCCGCTCCTGGTGGCGGTCACCACCATCGAGCTGTGGATGACGCGGCAGGACGCGCTGGGCGCCGCCAATGCCGCGTACGACCGGTCTCTGCTGGGCGCGCTCAAGTCGATTGACGCGAACATCTCGGGCAGCTCGGGCGGGCTGTCGGTCGAGCTGCCCTACACCATGCTCGAATTCTTTGAGCTCACGGCCAGCGGCAACGTGTACTTCCGCGTGGCGTCGTCGGATGGCCTGGTGGAACTGGGTAACGCAGACCTGCCCCTGCCGCCCGCGCCGCTGGCCGCTGGCATTCCCCTGTTTTACGACGCCACCTACTTTGGCGACACCGTGCGGCTGGCCGCCTACCGCCGCGCGCTCGACCCGGCCACGCCCGATCGCACGGTGCTGGTGCAGGTGGCAGAAAGCACCCGCTCGCGGCAGGAGTTCACCGCCCACTTCGTGCAGCGCGCGGCGCGGCGCGATGCACTGGTGCTGGCGCTGATGGTGCTGGGCACCGCGGCCATGCTGGCGTTTGCCCTGCGCCCGCTGGCCCGGCTGGCCCAGGGCGTGCGCACCCGCAGCCCCGACGACATGACACCGCTGGCCGACGCCGACCTGCCCGCCGAAGTGCGCCCGCTGGTCGATGCGGTCAACCAGCAGATGGCGCGCACCCAGAGCCTGGTGGCGCAGCAGCGGCAGTTTCTGGACGACGCATCGCACCAGCTGCGCACCCACCTGACCACGCTGCAGATGCAGGCCGACTACGCCCGTCGCGAGGACGACCCCGCACAGATCCGGCAGGCGCTGGACGCCATGGGCAGCGAGCTGGCCCGCGCCACGCGCAGCACGCAGCAGCTGCTGGCCCTGGGCCGCAGCGACACCGCCGCCGTGGACTTGGCCCCGTGCGACCTGGCCGAGCTGCTGCGCGCGGTGGCGCTGCAGTTGCTACCCCAGGCACGGCAGCGGCAGATTGACTTTGGCATCCACACCGCCACGGCTGATCTGCAGGCCATTGCCGACAGCGGCCTGCTGCGCGAGGCGCTGACCAATCTGGCGGCCAACGCCATTGCCTACACGCCCGAGCACGGCACCGTCACCGTGTGCGCCGCCAGTGACAGCATGGGCTGGAGCATCAGCGTGGAAGACAACGGCCCCGGCCTGAGCGCGGACGAACGCGACGCGCTGGGCCAGCGCTACCGGCGCGGCTCGCAGGCCACAGCAGGCGGCTCGGGCCTGGGCCTGGCCATTGCCCGGTCGATTGCCGAGCGGCACCGCGGTACCCTGCGCCTGCAGGCACGCGATGACGGCCCCGGCCTGCGGGCCATACTGTGGTGGCCAAGGCCCTGA